One part of the uncultured Celeribacter sp. genome encodes these proteins:
- a CDS encoding SDR family oxidoreductase: protein MNSYDYKGSVAVVTGGSSGIGLETVKLLLASGAKVAFCARNESRLKDVAAVLERDFGAENVYAKAFSVLEPEAVNAFAGDVQARFGGCDLLVNNAGQGRISTFADTSDEDWRAEYELKIFSQVHPTRAFLPMLTEAEGAIVAVNSLLSYQPEPHMVCTSSARAGVQNLLKSLSVELAPNVRVNSILLGLVGSGQWTRRFAEREDKSVSREEWYGALAKRKGIPLGRLGDPQEAAHAIAFLGSRAASYITGAQLEVSGGLSRYI from the coding sequence ATGAACAGCTATGATTACAAAGGCTCTGTTGCGGTTGTCACTGGCGGCTCTTCGGGCATCGGGCTTGAAACCGTCAAGCTTTTGCTGGCCAGCGGGGCGAAAGTTGCCTTCTGCGCGCGCAATGAAAGCCGCCTGAAGGATGTCGCCGCCGTTCTGGAACGCGATTTTGGCGCGGAGAACGTCTATGCAAAAGCATTCTCTGTACTGGAGCCGGAGGCGGTTAATGCGTTCGCGGGTGATGTGCAGGCGCGCTTTGGCGGCTGTGATCTCTTGGTGAATAACGCCGGGCAGGGGCGGATCTCGACCTTTGCCGACACCAGCGATGAAGACTGGCGTGCGGAATATGAGCTGAAAATCTTCAGCCAGGTCCATCCGACGCGGGCCTTTCTGCCGATGCTCACGGAGGCGGAAGGTGCGATCGTCGCGGTGAATTCGCTGCTCTCCTACCAGCCTGAACCACATATGGTCTGCACCTCTTCGGCGCGGGCCGGGGTGCAAAACCTGCTCAAAAGTCTCTCGGTCGAACTCGCGCCGAATGTCCGGGTCAATTCGATCCTTCTAGGGCTCGTGGGCTCAGGCCAATGGACCCGCCGTTTTGCCGAACGCGAAGACAAGAGCGTCAGCCGCGAAGAATGGTACGGCGCATTGGCCAAACGCAAAGGCATCCCGTTGGGGCGCCTGGGAGATCCGCAAGAGGCGGCTCACGCAATCGCATTTCTGGGCTCTCGGGCCGCGAGTTACATCACAGGCGCGCAGCTGGAAGTTTCCGGCGGTCTGTCGCGTTATATCTGA
- a CDS encoding VOC family protein — translation MTEMVRVGALRGIVMRGPGLPDTLPFYEDMWGLSLAHKEEGIAYLRGTGIEPCLYGLKEGDVFGIEYVHFAMDSRAETDALYEQVLGLGEVVLGAPAEFDDWIGGYGFEMLDPDMRRLRFRCEARELDDREEWAMPRKVSHVVLNTPDLEGRQDWWERVLGFRASDYSADQMVFLRCNSNHHSIALVRSHYPSVNHVAFEVPTINEFMRAIGRMKQKGHVPSWGPGRHGPGDNPFAYFVSPSGFVIEFTTELQQIDETIHEAQVWPRDVPEKMDQWMTAGPPTPAQRAVMQGRPDPGWPELAEHTASGKGSK, via the coding sequence ATGACTGAGATGGTTCGAGTGGGAGCGCTGCGCGGCATTGTCATGCGCGGTCCGGGTCTGCCCGATACGCTGCCCTTTTACGAAGATATGTGGGGGCTGTCGCTGGCCCATAAGGAAGAGGGCATCGCCTACCTGCGCGGGACCGGGATAGAGCCCTGTCTTTACGGTCTGAAAGAGGGCGACGTTTTCGGCATCGAATATGTGCATTTTGCCATGGACAGCCGGGCCGAAACGGATGCGCTCTATGAACAGGTTCTCGGACTGGGGGAAGTGGTTCTGGGCGCACCGGCGGAGTTCGACGACTGGATCGGTGGCTACGGGTTTGAAATGCTCGACCCGGACATGCGTCGTCTGCGGTTCCGTTGTGAGGCGCGTGAATTGGATGACCGCGAAGAATGGGCCATGCCGCGCAAGGTCAGCCATGTGGTTCTGAACACGCCTGATCTCGAAGGCCGTCAGGATTGGTGGGAGCGAGTGCTGGGCTTCCGGGCTTCGGACTACTCAGCGGATCAGATGGTGTTTTTGCGCTGCAACTCCAATCACCATTCGATTGCTCTGGTGCGCTCGCATTACCCGTCCGTGAACCACGTCGCTTTCGAAGTTCCGACGATCAACGAATTCATGCGGGCCATCGGCCGGATGAAGCAGAAGGGCCATGTTCCGTCCTGGGGGCCGGGCCGTCACGGACCGGGTGACAACCCCTTCGCCTATTTCGTTTCGCCCTCGGGCTTCGTGATCGAATTTACCACGGAGCTGCAGCAGATCGACGAGACGATCCACGAGGCGCAGGTCTGGCCGCGCGATGTTCCCGAGAAGATGGACCAGTGGATGACGGCAGGGCCGCCCACACCAGCACAACGCGCCGTGATGCAGGGCCGCCCCGATCCGGGCTGGCCTGAGCTGGCAGAGCATACTGCAAGCGGAAAGGGATCGAAATGA
- a CDS encoding alpha/beta hydrolase: MGFEANISKGLSYLERPGQGPVLVCLHGIGSNAGSFAPLLEQLPSDWRVIAWNMPGYLGSDPLAGDWPVAADYAEVLTDFLDGLGLGSVMLLGHSLGCLTAAAFARLAPERVSGMVLACCALGHGVEAGTQLSASSQKRIEDLETLQPAAFATARAPRLVFAPDAHPDVTAFVTEGMAQVSMPGYGQAARMLASGRLLEDLSACSVPCSVIYGAEDVVTPPDNSRKAYAALPNAFRGQLIAIDEAGHAAYQQRPKEFAAALTRCLTP, from the coding sequence ATGGGGTTTGAGGCAAATATTTCAAAAGGTCTGTCCTACCTTGAACGCCCGGGGCAAGGGCCCGTTCTGGTGTGCCTGCATGGCATCGGTTCAAACGCAGGCTCCTTCGCGCCGCTTCTTGAGCAGCTGCCGTCCGATTGGCGGGTGATTGCCTGGAATATGCCGGGGTATCTCGGCTCTGATCCGCTCGCGGGCGACTGGCCCGTGGCTGCGGATTATGCCGAGGTCCTGACGGACTTTCTCGACGGGCTTGGGCTCGGTTCGGTCATGCTTTTGGGGCATTCTCTCGGCTGCCTGACAGCTGCGGCGTTCGCGCGCCTGGCCCCCGAACGTGTGAGCGGTATGGTCCTGGCCTGTTGCGCTTTGGGCCATGGGGTTGAGGCCGGGACACAGCTGTCGGCGTCGTCGCAAAAACGGATTGAGGATCTCGAGACGCTGCAACCTGCGGCTTTCGCCACCGCGCGCGCACCTCGCCTGGTGTTTGCGCCGGACGCCCATCCCGATGTGACGGCCTTTGTGACCGAGGGCATGGCTCAGGTGTCCATGCCGGGCTACGGGCAGGCCGCCAGGATGCTGGCCTCGGGACGTTTGCTTGAGGATCTGTCGGCCTGCTCCGTGCCGTGCTCCGTAATTTATGGCGCTGAGGATGTCGTCACGCCACCAGACAACAGTCGCAAGGCCTATGCCGCCTTGCCCAACGCATTCCGTGGTCAGTTGATCGCAATCGATGAGGCAGGACACGCTGCCTATCAACAACGTCCGAAAGAATTCGCAGCTGCTTTGACACGCTGCCTGACACCATGA